The genome window TAGCTTAAAAACGCAAATCCTGTTTTAAGAAAAATGTTGCATGGCGTTTTTTAAAATTCTATTTTATGGTCATGATGAAATCAGTTATTGAATACAAAGACTATCGCGAGTACGTACTCGATTACTACCGCGAGCGCAAGCGCACCTCGGCGTTTACATGGCGCGAGTTTGCGAAGATTGCGGGTTTCGCATCGGGGTCCTACCTGAAGCTTGTTTGCGACGGTAAGACTCGACTTCGGGAAGAGGGAGCAAAGAAAACGGCCTTGGCAATGGGGTTGCTGGGGTTTGAATTCGACTACTTCGTTTTGATGGTTCGATACGAAAACGCAAAGACAGATCGAGAGAGAAAGAAGTGCTTCGAGGAAATGGAGGCATTGAGTTCTGCGCATCACGTGAAAATTCTAGGCAGCGAGATGTACACGTTCTATGAAACGTGGAAACATTCCGTGGTCCGTGAATTGGCCGTGGCGATGCCCGGGGCGAAACCGCACGAAATCGCGAAGGCTTGTCGGTTGCCTATTTCGGCGGCCGACGTAAGCGGCAGTTTGCGATTCCTTTTGAATGCAGGGTTTCTGACGATAGATGCCAAGGGCATTTACCACCAGACGAGCCATTCGATTACGACGGGGCGCTTAAAGGTGGTTTCGGTAGCGGTGCACTCGTTGCTGCGCCAGATGGGCGAATTTGCGCTCGAGGCTTTGGACAAGTTGCCCATTTCGGAACGCCACTTTAGCGGTGTTACCATGGGCATGACTGCCGAAAGCTATGAAAAGGTCATCGAGGAACTCACGGAGTGCCGCAAGCGCATCGTGTCGATTGTCTCGGCCGACAAAAAAGTGGAAAAGGTCTGCCGTTTGAACATGCAGCTTTTCCCCCTCTCTGAAAAATTAAATTGTGACCCGACTGATTTGGGTAAAGGAGCATGAAATGATTCATTTTTTTGACGAAAGAAAAACAGGGGCGGTTTGGGCTCTTGCTTTGACAGCGTTGCTCGGCGCTTGTTCCAATGTGGAAACCTCTGGCACGAGCGAAGAAGCGGAAGGCGTTATCGCCATTTCCGACAAAAAGATTGCGGGTGTTT of uncultured Fibrobacter sp. contains these proteins:
- a CDS encoding TIGR02147 family protein, coding for MMKSVIEYKDYREYVLDYYRERKRTSAFTWREFAKIAGFASGSYLKLVCDGKTRLREEGAKKTALAMGLLGFEFDYFVLMVRYENAKTDRERKKCFEEMEALSSAHHVKILGSEMYTFYETWKHSVVRELAVAMPGAKPHEIAKACRLPISAADVSGSLRFLLNAGFLTIDAKGIYHQTSHSITTGRLKVVSVAVHSLLRQMGEFALEALDKLPISERHFSGVTMGMTAESYEKVIEELTECRKRIVSIVSADKKVEKVCRLNMQLFPLSEKLNCDPTDLGKGA